Proteins encoded in a region of the bacterium genome:
- a CDS encoding tail fiber domain-containing protein: MNGGGGGGNAAQNALMQYALNRQAAADSQRMSMVSQTDPYGSLDYASDPNSPSGYRANITLSPEQKAILDQQNAERLGQGKLANSLLGTGFGALSGQPLKLGWSDTEARLNQINRNTLDPQWQQNQEQLDAQLYAKGVQPGSAAYDTAMRNFGQQKSDAYNNMYLQGHQTAVNDLTNEYNSPLNVLSALQSGSQVQTPNSSFVNTPQAQFNAPDYMGAMQQQQAQSQANRQAAMGGIFGLAGTVGRGLLGWSDRRLKKDIRKIGELENGLGVYMFKYLWSDALRTGLMADEVARVKPEAVHNVGGFFAVDYAKALGV, encoded by the coding sequence ATGAACGGAGGCGGAGGCGGCGGGAACGCGGCGCAGAACGCATTGATGCAATATGCCTTGAACCGGCAAGCGGCGGCGGATTCGCAACGCATGTCGATGGTTTCGCAGACTGACCCTTATGGCAGTCTCGATTATGCTAGCGATCCGAATTCCCCAAGCGGATATCGCGCGAACATCACGCTGTCGCCCGAGCAAAAGGCGATCCTCGACCAGCAGAACGCCGAACGCCTCGGGCAAGGCAAGCTCGCGAATTCGCTTCTCGGGACTGGCTTCGGCGCTCTGTCCGGCCAGCCGCTCAAACTCGGATGGTCAGATACCGAAGCTCGGCTCAACCAGATCAACCGCAATACGCTCGATCCGCAGTGGCAGCAGAACCAAGAACAGCTCGACGCGCAGCTTTACGCGAAGGGCGTTCAGCCCGGCTCGGCGGCCTATGACACGGCGATGCGCAATTTCGGCCAGCAGAAGAGCGACGCCTACAACAATATGTATCTGCAAGGCCACCAGACGGCTGTTAATGATTTGACGAACGAATACAACAGCCCGCTCAACGTGCTTTCCGCGCTTCAATCCGGCTCGCAAGTGCAGACGCCGAATTCCAGCTTCGTCAACACGCCGCAGGCGCAATTCAACGCCCCTGACTATATGGGCGCGATGCAGCAACAGCAGGCGCAATCGCAGGCGAATCGTCAGGCTGCGATGGGCGGCATATTCGGGCTCGCCGGCACGGTCGGCCGTGGTCTTCTTGGTTGGTCTGACCGACGGCTCAAGAAGGACATTCGCAAGATCGGCGAACTCGAAAACGGGCTCGGCGTCTATATGTTTAAATATCTATGGAGCGACGCGCTGCGCACGGGCTTGATGGCCGACGAGGTCGCACGGGTGAAGCCGGAAGCGGTCCACAACGTCGGCGGCTTCTTCGCCGTGGACTATGCCAAGGCTTTGGGGGTCTAA
- a CDS encoding GNAT family N-acetyltransferase translates to MKSLIHDDDLAIYWAGKRLEISIAKPAVGWLVVDQSGIIGACILNNYTCPNNVELTVVGPGAFDVRTVRQIARYCFTVARRITAITKESNARAQRGLRALGFRHEGRLREYFGEEDGIVFGLTRAEQKIVRGTI, encoded by the coding sequence ATGAAGTCTCTCATTCATGATGACGATCTCGCCATCTATTGGGCCGGCAAACGCCTCGAGATATCGATAGCAAAGCCGGCAGTCGGATGGCTCGTTGTGGATCAGAGCGGCATCATCGGCGCTTGCATCCTCAACAATTACACATGCCCGAACAATGTCGAATTGACGGTCGTCGGCCCTGGCGCGTTCGATGTGAGGACCGTGCGGCAGATTGCGCGATACTGCTTTACGGTGGCGCGGCGCATCACTGCGATAACGAAAGAGAGCAATGCGCGCGCGCAGCGAGGATTGCGTGCGCTCGGGTTTCGCCATGAGGGCCGGCTCCGCGAGTATTTCGGCGAGGAAGACGGAATCGTTTTTGGTCTGACGCGGGCGGAACAGAAAATCGTGAGGGGAACAATATGA